Proteins from a genomic interval of Streptomyces sp. NBC_01445:
- a CDS encoding M1 family metallopeptidase, with protein sequence MSGQTAASEPYFPGHGDPRYRVHRYELSLDYRPGPNRLAGHARISAIAGRAPLTEFHLNLEGFRLGKVLVDGRQPRYTHRGGKLRIRPVKPLRAGAAFTVEVHWSGNPKPVNSPWGGLGWEELSDGALVASQPVGAPSWFPCNDRPDDKAAYQISLTVPSPYTVVVGGRLLTRTTKSSTTTWVYEQQAPTPSYLVGLSIGMYQTVLLGEPGLGGVPQSAYVPVRLLSEFSRDFARQPEMMRLFEDLFGPYPFGEYAVVVADEDFDVPVEAQGLSLFGANHVDGARGWERLVAHELAHQWFGNSLTIADWRDIWLNEGFAKYAEWLWSERSGGRSTQELAAAAHRELSVLPQDLLLADPGRKSLFDDQVYERGGLTVHAIRCALGDEPFFRMVRDWVSAHRHGVVTTEAFTAHVARYAAAPVGDLLTAWLRRRPLPPLPAPLVPYR encoded by the coding sequence GCTTCGGAGCCGTACTTCCCCGGCCACGGCGACCCCCGCTACCGGGTGCACCGCTACGAGCTGTCCCTCGACTACCGCCCCGGTCCCAACCGCCTCGCGGGTCACGCCCGCATCAGCGCCATAGCGGGCCGGGCCCCGCTCACCGAGTTCCATCTCAACCTCGAGGGCTTCAGGCTCGGCAAGGTGCTCGTCGACGGCCGGCAGCCGCGCTACACGCACCGTGGCGGCAAGCTCCGGATCCGGCCCGTCAAGCCGCTGCGGGCCGGGGCCGCGTTCACGGTGGAGGTGCACTGGTCGGGCAACCCGAAGCCGGTCAACAGCCCCTGGGGCGGGCTCGGCTGGGAGGAGCTGTCGGACGGCGCGCTCGTCGCCAGCCAGCCCGTCGGGGCGCCGTCCTGGTTCCCGTGCAACGACCGGCCCGACGACAAGGCCGCGTACCAGATCTCCCTCACGGTCCCCTCGCCGTACACGGTGGTCGTCGGCGGGCGCCTGCTCACGCGCACGACGAAGTCGTCGACGACGACCTGGGTGTACGAGCAGCAGGCACCGACGCCGAGCTATCTCGTGGGCCTCTCGATCGGCATGTACCAGACGGTCCTGCTGGGCGAGCCGGGGCTCGGCGGTGTGCCGCAGAGCGCGTACGTGCCCGTACGTCTGCTGTCGGAGTTCTCGCGGGACTTCGCCCGGCAGCCCGAGATGATGCGGCTCTTCGAGGACCTCTTCGGGCCCTATCCCTTCGGTGAGTACGCCGTCGTCGTGGCCGACGAGGACTTCGACGTCCCGGTCGAGGCGCAGGGACTCTCCCTGTTCGGCGCGAATCACGTGGACGGCGCGCGGGGCTGGGAGCGGCTCGTCGCGCACGAGCTGGCCCACCAGTGGTTCGGCAACAGCCTCACCATCGCCGACTGGCGGGACATCTGGCTGAACGAGGGCTTCGCCAAATACGCGGAGTGGCTGTGGTCGGAGCGCTCGGGCGGCCGATCCACGCAGGAACTGGCCGCCGCCGCGCACCGCGAGCTGTCCGTGCTCCCGCAGGATCTGCTGCTCGCCGACCCCGGCCGCAAGTCGCTGTTCGACGACCAGGTCTACGAGCGCGGCGGGCTCACCGTGCACGCGATCCGGTGCGCGCTGGGCGACGAGCCGTTCTTCCGCATGGTGCGCGACTGGGTCTCGGCGCACCGGCACGGCGTGGTCACGACGGAGGCGTTCACGGCGCACGTCGCCCGGTACGCGGCGGCGCCGGTCGGCGACCTCTTGACGGCGTGGCTGCGCCGCAGGCCTCTTCCGCCGCTCCCGGCACCTCTCGTCCCCTACAGGTAA